From a single Nicotiana tomentosiformis chromosome 2, ASM39032v3, whole genome shotgun sequence genomic region:
- the LOC104094570 gene encoding AT-hook motif nuclear-localized protein 10-like isoform X1, whose amino-acid sequence MSFAESNGVHAPMQSSVASEGSTEPYYPLMPPISSSPSPTETYQVPADSVSLPVAGAGDTSVITAVTPVSVDPITSIEPAKRKRGRPRKYAPPDGIISPQSLSAAQSGGGFSPPEGVKKGRGRPPGPGSGRKQQFGDLGSAGAGIGFRPHVITLRAGEDVLAKLMSFSHSTSQAVCILSANGSISNVTLQQAAISGGTVTYEGQFEILSLSGYFLLSETGGERSRTGGLSVLLAGPDGHVLGGGVAGVLTAASAVQVIVGSFTMQGQKQLKLDHSDVFGTPSTMVSGASAAKSPSSLGTVSESSGEPVSPHNQLVETSNNSTPVVANNLPWR is encoded by the exons ATGTCGTTTGCAGAATCCAATGGAGTTCACGCCCCTATGCAATCATCCGTCGCGTCCGAAGGTAGTACGGAACCGTACTACCCTCTAATGCCGCCAATTTCCTCCTCACCTTCTCCGACGGAAACCTATCAAGTTCCCGCCGATAGCGTTTCTCTTCCCGTTGCCGGTGCCGGAGACACGTCAGTGATTACGGCAGTTACGCCGGTGAGTGTGGACCCTATTACTTCAATTGAGCCGGCTAAAAGAAAGCGCGGAAGGCCAAGGAAGTATGCTCCTCCTGATGGTATAATCTCTCCTCAGTCATTGTCGGCAGCGCAGTCCGGCGGTGGATTTTCGCCGCCGGAGGGAGTGAAAAAGGGCAGGGGAAGACCACCTGGACCTGGTTCTGGGCGTAAACAGCAATTTGGTGATTTAG GATCAGCAGGTGCAGGGATTGGATTTAGACCCCATGTTATCACATTAAGAGCAGGGGAG GATGTATTGGCAAAACTGATGTCATTCTCTCATAGTACCTCACAAGCCGTCTGCATTCTGTCAGCAAATGGCTCCATATCTAATGTGACACTTCAGCAAGCAGCAATATCTGGTGGAACTGTAACATATGAG GGACAGTTCGAGATCCTGTCTCTGTCTGGTTACTTTCTTCTCTCGGAAACTGGTGGTGAGCGCAGCAGGACAGGTGGTTTGAGTGTGTTACTAGCTGGACCAGATGGCCATGTTCTGGGTGGTGGTGTGGCAGGAGTTCTTACAGCAGCATCCGCTGTACAG GTTATTGTTGGTAGTTTCACTATGCAAGGTCAAAAGCAGTTAAAATTGGATCATTCTGATGTTTTTGGTACGCCATCCACAATGGTCTCTGGAGCATCAGCGGCTAAAAGCCCATCATCACTTGGAACTGTAAGCGAGTCCAGTGGTGAGCCTGTGAGCCCTCATAATCAGCTTGTTGAAACTTCAAATAATAGTACTCCTGTAGTTGCTAATAACTTGCCCTGGAGATAA
- the LOC104094570 gene encoding AT-hook motif nuclear-localized protein 10-like isoform X2, translated as MSFAESNGVHAPMQSSVASEGSTEPYYPLMPPISSSPSPTETYQVPADSVSLPVAGAGDTSVITAVTPVSVDPITSIEPAKRKRGRPRKYAPPDGIISPQSLSAAQSGGGFSPPEGVKKGRGRPPGPGSGRKQQFGSAGAGIGFRPHVITLRAGEDVLAKLMSFSHSTSQAVCILSANGSISNVTLQQAAISGGTVTYEGQFEILSLSGYFLLSETGGERSRTGGLSVLLAGPDGHVLGGGVAGVLTAASAVQVIVGSFTMQGQKQLKLDHSDVFGTPSTMVSGASAAKSPSSLGTVSESSGEPVSPHNQLVETSNNSTPVVANNLPWR; from the exons ATGTCGTTTGCAGAATCCAATGGAGTTCACGCCCCTATGCAATCATCCGTCGCGTCCGAAGGTAGTACGGAACCGTACTACCCTCTAATGCCGCCAATTTCCTCCTCACCTTCTCCGACGGAAACCTATCAAGTTCCCGCCGATAGCGTTTCTCTTCCCGTTGCCGGTGCCGGAGACACGTCAGTGATTACGGCAGTTACGCCGGTGAGTGTGGACCCTATTACTTCAATTGAGCCGGCTAAAAGAAAGCGCGGAAGGCCAAGGAAGTATGCTCCTCCTGATGGTATAATCTCTCCTCAGTCATTGTCGGCAGCGCAGTCCGGCGGTGGATTTTCGCCGCCGGAGGGAGTGAAAAAGGGCAGGGGAAGACCACCTGGACCTGGTTCTGGGCGTAAACAGCAATTTG GATCAGCAGGTGCAGGGATTGGATTTAGACCCCATGTTATCACATTAAGAGCAGGGGAG GATGTATTGGCAAAACTGATGTCATTCTCTCATAGTACCTCACAAGCCGTCTGCATTCTGTCAGCAAATGGCTCCATATCTAATGTGACACTTCAGCAAGCAGCAATATCTGGTGGAACTGTAACATATGAG GGACAGTTCGAGATCCTGTCTCTGTCTGGTTACTTTCTTCTCTCGGAAACTGGTGGTGAGCGCAGCAGGACAGGTGGTTTGAGTGTGTTACTAGCTGGACCAGATGGCCATGTTCTGGGTGGTGGTGTGGCAGGAGTTCTTACAGCAGCATCCGCTGTACAG GTTATTGTTGGTAGTTTCACTATGCAAGGTCAAAAGCAGTTAAAATTGGATCATTCTGATGTTTTTGGTACGCCATCCACAATGGTCTCTGGAGCATCAGCGGCTAAAAGCCCATCATCACTTGGAACTGTAAGCGAGTCCAGTGGTGAGCCTGTGAGCCCTCATAATCAGCTTGTTGAAACTTCAAATAATAGTACTCCTGTAGTTGCTAATAACTTGCCCTGGAGATAA